A stretch of DNA from Sylvia atricapilla isolate bSylAtr1 chromosome 3, bSylAtr1.pri, whole genome shotgun sequence:
TGCAAACCCTCTGTCCTGCATCCATGGAGTTGCCCCATTAAACACTGCCCTGTTCAAACCCTCCCAGAATATTGAGCAGATTTTCAGCCAGAACCCAGAAATCCTtgttctccttccctttcccagagGCTCTGCACAAATACTAAAACCATTCCCCCCGTCCCATGCTGAGGACCAAACAATTGCTGGAAAGGATGAGTGATGTCCCTTTAAAAGCAGCACTGTCAGgccagcagagctccacagagctgcctgggaaTGAATAATGGGATTACAGGGGCCACATCACGGGAAGCcgtggggtttttggtttttgcagAGTTCACCCACAGGGTCAGTCACCGCGAGGTAACTCCACACTCCAGTTTATCCCTGTGAGGTGGCAGCAGGATCTCACACATGGATGCAGCACCCTGGAGAAACCCCTGGACAGCATCCAGCAGAAACAAGGCTTTTGATTTCCTTTGATCTTCTCATAGCCAGAGCAGGAAGCGCCTTAGGTGTGTCTTGCTCATAAAAACCAATATTTTAACCcattctgcctctctctgcacacccagccccagctgttTCTCACCAGTAAGGCTGGGGAAGGTTGTTGGAATGGACAGGATGCTGGATTGAACTTCCCAGGTTGGAAGGGGGAATCAAACTCGGGTCCTTCCTGGCAGTGAAACAACTGCTGGATTGAAATGCAAAGCTGGACTGTGGGATCTTATGAACCTAGGGAGGATTTTCTGCTTGGACTGAGCCTCAGAGTTTCCCAGGGATGTTTAATATGAGTGAGGGACAGAAAGCTTTGGGTGCatcctttcctgttttctagGTGGCTCCTCCTAAATAGCCACAAGCAATTGCCTTCAATTTTGCCTTCAACAGACAGCAAGACCAATAATCTTCCCATTTTCAGCAGTCCATCTTTTCTCTGCATTGCTTTTGGAGGATTTTCAGCAGGCAGCACTTCAAGGCATGGAGATGAGGAGCTCTTTGGgatttccctctcttcccaaaAGAGAAGAATCCCATGGATGAAGTCCCAGCCTGGTCCATGAAGCTCAGGGGGATGGTCTGTGGAGAGGCAACTTGTCCCACAGGGCcagttctttttatttccaaaagatcaagagaaactgaaatgtgAACTGGCACTTTCCTGAGCGCAGCCACTTGGATTCAAGCACAAAGGAGCACAGGCCACTTGTCAGATCTCTGCCAAACCTTTCAGACAAGTCCACACTGTCTTTGTTTTGGTCTGGAGCTTCTTCAAAGGTGCTCAGATGCCACCCTGTCGTGGCTAATTTTAGGTGCTCACACCCTTGTGGTGCAACCCACAACCCCAGATGAGTTATCCCAGATCCTTCTGGAGCACCTGGGAGTTACCCACCACCAAACCCCAAGAGACCTTTGCCAGCTGGACCATGCAAAGCCTGTCATGGGTCCCAAATCTCACTCCTCCTCAGTGTTGTTTAGTCTGTGTTGCCTCCCTTCCACCCCAGAACGGGGTGGCTGCACCCAAATGGACCCTTGGGGATCATCCTGTTCCAAAATAAATCCTAAACTCTTCCCTTCTTTCAGCAATTTAACAGTAGacatcacagagtcacagagtggtttgggatggaaaggaccttaaagctcatcccattccactccctgccacaggcagcgacaccttccactatcccaagttgctccaagccccatccagcctggtcttggacacttccaggggtccaggggcagccacagcttctctgggaaacctgtgccagggcttcaccaccctcataaTGAGGAAATTTGCTGCTGCATCATTGTTTAAATTCACTGAAGCACTTATTCAGACATCATGAGTACCccaaatggaaataaaagcacttaatatttaataaaaaataatctgaccAAATAATCTGACCAACAGGACACAGGTGTTTAATGATTCCCCAGGAGGGACCATTAGACAGTTGTGTTCCTTTTCAAGTCTTTCCTGCATTCTGGTTCACACCCCTCAGATTTCAGTGCCAAACTGGTGAATTTGAGATagaaaactcattttttttcctgaaaggacAAAGCTAGAACTGTTCTAAGATGTCCCTGTTCATAGGGTTGTGTTTCAGCCATGCTTAGGAGAGAGGAGACTTTGAGTGCTTAATTTCATAACTTGTAAAACctggcaaatttaaaaaaaaaaaaaaaaaaaagagcaaagtgtGACCCCTCCAGTCCTGGAGtctgtcaccatccctgggctggTGATGTTTTTGCTCTCAGCACAGATGAGGAGCTGCCACACTTGACAGTGCAAAGGCAAACACAAGGGCAAagaagaggcaggaggagctggggagggaaaggcTCCAGCCCCGGGGCAGCTCAGCACATGGTGAGAGCTGCAATTTGCTCCTACACCTCCACAGAACCTCCcagcaccaaaaaaacaaaaacaaaaacaaaaacaaaaacaaaaacaaaaacaaaaacaaaaacaaaacaaaaaaaaaccccaaaaaacccaaaacaacaacaacaaaaaaacccaaaaccaaccaaccaaccaaacaaaaaaacacaaaaaaaccccaaacaaacaaacaaaaaaaccaccaaaaaaacaaccaaccaacaaaaacaagagCAGTTTTCATGTCTGAATAAATCAGCTTCTCAGGGCCAGGTTCTCAGCAGGTCCCAGCTGACGTGGCTGGCTGAGGCTCTGTGGGTTTATGTCAGCCCCACAAATCCGGGCCAGAGCCTGGTGTGCAGAACCAGGGTCTGGGACGAGTCACGTgaggtgacaggacaagaaaaGCAGATGGACAATAAAACCTTGGGTTTGTCTTCTGCTTTGCCTCTCAGTGTGAGCAGCCTGAAGCTGGCTGGAGCCAAATCAGACAGACTCTgaagacagagaggaaaattcCTTGCAGTGTCAGATGATGCCTTTTGTGCAGGTTGGGAGTAACAAGAGATAgggcaagaggaaatggcctcaagttgcaccaggagaggtttaaaTCGGAGATTAGGAAAAATTTGTGCAGCAAAAGgattgtccagccctggcacagctgcccagggcagtggaggaatccccatccctggagggatttgaAGGCTGTGTgacttggggacatggtttagtgctgGGAAGTGGTTGGACTCATTGATCTTAGAGGGCTTTCCCAACCTAAACCCTTCTGTGATAGTTCTAGATTTactctctcctgcctctgctgcttttggctgggatagagtcAAACCCAAAACTGGGTCATCCTGTACCAATTGCCTGTTGGGAACAGTCCCCAGCATGTGCAGACTCCTGAAGCTCCAAGTGCTTGGCAGGACACTCCCTGGGACGAGCCAGAACTTTTTCAGGGTGATGCTGTTGAAACAACCCAGCCTGAACACGCTGGGAGCaatgctgggggctgggggtgatGGAGCTGCACACTCTGCATTTCATCCCGTAAGGACACGGCTGCTGCACTTCCTTCCTGCATGGAAAGAATCTCCACATTCACCAGCTTTTGCCCCTTCATTGGATAGGTGAATCCTACAGACCTTAAAGAACCATATGTGGAATCACAGAAgtgtggaatggtttgggtttgaagggaaaaacaaagctcatcttgttccaccccctgccatggacagggacaacttccactatcccaggttgctccaagccctgtccagcctggccttggacatttccagggatccaggggcagccacagctcctctgggtgccctcaccaccctcacagggaacaattccattccaatatcccatctattcctgccctctggcagtgagaaaccattgccccttgtcTTGTCCCTCCAGGGCCTTGtccaaagtctctctccatctttcttgtaggctccttCAAGAACTGGATCACCACAATTAGGTcatcccaaagccttctccaggctgaacaagcccaatcctctcagcctttcctcacagcagagctgctccatccctctgatcatcctggtgcctcctctggactctttccagcagctccaggtccctctgcTGTTGGATCCCAGatctggaggcagctctgcaggtggggtctcacctgagaggggcagaggggacagaattctcccctttcctgctgcccacactgagGGATCAGCCCAGGATCTGGTTGGTTTCTGGGCTTCATCCTGCTATGGAGCCTTCCTGATGGCTTTGCTACCACAACatgaggaaaagggaggaaaaaaaatcttgtctgtGTCGGGACGTTTGGAAGCTTGTTCATTTCTTTGACAAGAAACTGGATTTCACCCTTGAAATGTAATGTGAAATGCACCTTTTGGTTCCAGCAGCGTGTGATGGGatggcctggctgtgctccctctgcctgctgccagctcttATCCGCACTCGTGCCTCCAGCACGGTCATTTCACCCTGTGGTCAGTCAAAAAATTGCTCTCTCTTTTGGGGAAATTGTTCTAAATTACCAGTCACGTCCAGATCCAGCAAAGACCCGTATAATTAAGTGgctgggaaatggaaaaggaggaaCAATTAGGGTTTGCTTGGCCTTTTCTCATCTTTAAtttaaactttcatttttttgacAGATGGGGGTTTAGATACCACACCCCAGTGTAAGGAGTAGAATCAGACTCTAAGACAATTTGTATTTCCATCATGGGCAGAGAttgaaagaaaaccccaaatctttTAAAATCCAGGGTTCTGAGCAGGAAAATCTGTGCCTTATGTTCTTTGATCATCTTGAGATTTGGGTGAATCTCAAATTCAGAGTGTGAATTTAAGATTGCACCCGGATTCAGGTCACAGATCTGGAGCTGAGGTTCTCCAGAGCACTGAGGGGTTGTAGGGGATCATCTCAAAGCTGTTCCTAACAGTCCTGAATTCCTGAAAGCCACGATCCTGAGAAACAAAATCACCAAAGTGCAATATCCAAGAACCACCTCTGTAAATAAATCCTCAGGGGGTCAGTGGAGTTGGGTGAATGCAGCAGGAGAAAGTTGACAAATCAACATTATCTGAAGCAAAAGTCacaaagaaatctttaaaaCTGTTACTCATTTCTGTCAGAAGTTTTCCTCAGAGATTTCAATGCTTCTCAAAAACAAAGTGCCTGCACAGGAACGTTTTCACAAGTGTTGGCCACAAGTGAAGTCCCAGACCCTGTTGTGAATATTCCTGCTGGGACTCACAGGCAAAATTCCAGCTGGGCAATAGGAACAAAGCCACGTGTCATGAGTCACTTCCAGTGATTTGggccaaaaaaaccacactttTCATGCCAGTGAGGAGAAGGGGAGGATCACTGGGGAAGGGTGCTTTGGGTGTCTGATTGCTTCTACTCTTGTGAAGAGCACCTGAACTCAGTCTCCAGCTCTGACAGGAACATATCCCTCCCATCGACCtccagaaaatcacagaataccctgagctggaagggacccacaaggatcattgaatccaactcctggccctgctcaggaCAACCCCAAAATCGCTCTGTGTGtctgaaagcattttctaaacacttcttgaactctgtcaggcttggtgcaGCCTCCTGGGAATTatccccaggctgtgctgactcctgagctctgctgggagctgggtcAGGCCCAGGATAAATTTGTGCCAAAGACCATGATAGCAAAGTGacagagaaaaggcaaattcccgccctgtgccctggctgtcTGGATTTTCCTTGCACAGTTCCTAGAAAGGACAAAGCAATTTTGTCCTCTCCCTCTCTGAAATGTCCAGCACATAACCACCAGAAATAAAGAGATGTGTGATATAGGGCCTAAAGCTGGGGGGGGAGGATGACTGAAATGTGGACAGGAtttgaagaagaagaaaaaggcaacagaGGATGGGTCTGGAAGAGCTGCAACAAGTGATGGAAAACACAAGGAGTGATGGAAAATACGGCGACTGATTGTTGCCTTTCCACCTGGGGCTGAAGGCAGGTAGGAACAAGGAGCTTCCCCactctttcatttttatccCTCTTGAAAATCTGTGCTGACAGGGACAGGCAATCACTCACCAGCTCCTTCCTGAGCCACGTCAGAGCTTCATCGATGCTCTCGAAGCCACCAATTCTCCCTGAGGTGACAGTCCCTttgtcctgggcagggctccCATTGAGGTGCAGCTGCACCTTCCTCATGGGGACAGTCTCCCCCGGGGTCTTTTTGGCCTTGGTGGCCTCGTCCTCCCCCTCTGCCTCAGGCTGGGGGCTCTTCCAAGCCTGCTCCTCCAGCTTTGCCTTCCATTCCAAGTAGGAAGGGCGCCTGGTCTCCAGTCTCAGCTTCTCTGTCAATGCCTTGAGGGTCCTCAGGTGATCATCCGGAGGAGGAACGCCCCCAGAACCAGCATCTGTGCTGTCCAGAGCCTCTTCTATTTGGATTTGGGGCACAGACATCCTCTCTGGGAGTCCAAAGGCATAGAGGTGGGCTGGAGAGGACCAAGGATGGAGCTGAGAAGCCTTGAAGTTTGACCAGATGTCACAAGGTGCTCAACACAGCTCAACACAGGAGGACAGCTGAGGTGTGGGCCCCTGCTCAAGCACCAAACCAGCCTTGGGTGAACacctagaaggaaaaaaaaaatgttttgagaaggaaaagggagtgaggaaagagagacagctcttgctggagcaggggagtgAGAGTTTTGGGAGAGGCTCAGCGccaaggtgctgctggggagggtgACCTCACCTCGGTTATCTGAGTGCTCTGGGGCAGGACCAGACAGGCTCTGGCTTTTAGCAAAGCTCTGGTTACCTACACCTCCAGTCTTAACTCAAGGGGCCACAGAAAGGTTGCCAAGAAGGCCGGGACACATTCCCAGACCCCAAAGTCCTCTGGAGACAGCAGTGGCTGATGCTGGATGTTGGGCTCTTTCACTGATTTTCTGTCTGGCAAACCCACATTTCCCCATTTGGGCAAATCAGGTCCAGATGGAACAGGGCAACTGGAAATAGGGGAAGTTTAGGTTaagtattaggaagaaattcttccctgtgggggtggtgaggccctggcacagcccagagaagctgtggctgcccctggatccctggaggtgtccaaggccaggctggatgggacttggagcaacctgggatagtagaaggtgtccctgcccatggcagggggtggcactaAATGAGCTTTAAGGCCCAAAatatctgtgattctgtgaacccAAACTTCTCCCAAGAGTTTGAGTCAAAAGGAGAACTGGAGAAAAGGACTAATCCTTCCCTACACCATCCCCCCTCTGGTTTTACAGGTCTGGGGTTGGTTCTGGGTTTGCTAAAGCTGCAGCCTGAGGATTCAGTTCCCTCCTGACCCTCTGGCTCCAGTCAGGAACATGGTCCCAGATGTGTGAGGAACCAGCTGGGGTTCCATGCTTTGGGTTCAGACACAGAGGGACTTGGACTTGTGGTTTCCATCACTGCCCATGCCCAGTTTGTCCAGTGGGAATGGCCCCTTGCAAACACCCCTGGGAGCAGTAGCACAGAGAAGCCAGGAGCTTCCTCTCCACTTCTCCTCCTGTCAGCACTCATGGAAGCTGTGCCCAAAGCTGCTCTGACAAACCCTGGcacctggaggggctggggactCAACTCTTCAAGAGTTAAGCTCAGGCAGCTTCTGTATTCATTTGCTGGCAGGATCAGGTAAGAGACATTCTCAAGGTCGTGTGCTCGTCTATAGCTGAGCTAGGAATAGATCCAGAGCTCTCTTCTGAACATCAGGCacaaaaacaaaatgcttttctgcCTGCCTGGTGAGATGCCTGGAAAACCAGGCAGGATGTGTGCAGCTTCCTAGAATCACTCAGCCATTCTTCTCCCTGCCATTTCCACAAAGGCATGTGCAGCTCTGAAATCCAGACCATAATTACACCCCTCCAACCTTTTCAGTAAGAAgattcaatttaaaataaacaccgAGCGAGAGCAAGACTTATCCCAACAATTGTGGGGGCACATGAGCTGAAGGAGGAGTTGATAGTGTACACACAGACAGTGTGGGGGTGGAGAATTAGTCATCTTGTGGTCTCCTTCCTGCTCTTATTTATGTTAATGAGAGTTTTACGGGGAGAGGGAGCACTCACAGACACTCTGTCAGGTTGAAGCCAACAGCTCTCGTGCCTGGAacaggaataattttctttcttctcttgaaaaggagaggggagagccGTGGGCTGCCCTGTTGGAGGGGtgctctgcagctctcaggGCATGTCAATGAATTTACCTTTCCTCCCGCTCCAGCCTCCCCAAGtcaataaaggaaaacaagtaaTGACTTTAAAGACCCcatttctgagcttttttttttcttttttttctgtcctatgAAACCTCTGTGGAGATTTCTGAGGGTGACCCAAACCCAGCAGTCCAGGAGTCCACTGCAGTTCCACActgggctgctggctctgctaATCCCCAGCAAAGATCATATTTTTATCGTTTTCTGGATGCCACAGCTACAAAGCAGAGCCCCACACAAACTCTTTTGTCCTGTTCTTCAGCGTGTGTGGAATCCTCAGGGTGGGAATGGCCCCTGGTATTTGAgcactgggcacagctcagTTAACATTTAGAGCATTGGACCATGAAAACAGGACAGCAGCTTGGAGCATCCCCTTTGTCACAACCCTGCTGTCATCTCCCCCTCCCTGtcaccacagctcccagcagctttgGAGGAGATTTGGTCTTTCTGCCCTAAAAGCAGCATCGATTCAGCCGATGCTTCACTTTCTCTCCGGTGTAACACGAAACGTCTCATTCGCTCTGCAGGGACATCCCCTAAACTGGCAGCTCTCTTCTTCAGCCTGTCCAAAGTCTGAAGTGACAGAAAGGAGCCACCTCTAATTTCCTATCAATATCTTGGACTTGGATCAAAGACCTGCCGTGGAGAAAGAGATCTGAAAGTTTTAAGTGTGTGAAAAATGCGCTTGTGCTGTAACACAAACCCTTTGGTGCCTGAGAGT
This window harbors:
- the FAM167A gene encoding protein FAM167A encodes the protein MSVPQIQIEEALDSTDAGSGGVPPPDDHLRTLKALTEKLRLETRRPSYLEWKAKLEEQAWKSPQPEAEGEDEATKAKKTPGETVPMRKVQLHLNGSPAQDKGTVTSGRIGGFESIDEALTWLRKELAEMRLQDQQLARQLMRLRGDINKLKIEQTCHLHQRMLNDATYELEERDELADLFCDFPLVSSFSLSTPLKLIGVTKMNINSRRFSLC